From the genome of Deltaproteobacteria bacterium, one region includes:
- a CDS encoding MotA/TolQ/ExbB proton channel family protein: protein MEEQAQTPPANPAQLDPAQVVGDASTAAPATTATTLQPHELTVVQMMQQGWYASVPLLLCSVLVLAVAAERFLRYLGLEKRSRELTRNVVEAIAKRDLATANALCTTAKTPLGQVFKEGLAWKNIALEDLERILTTSRQEAISDLRKGLWLLGTIGSLAPFVGLFGTVVGIMKAFRQIAIEGSGGFAVVAAGISEALIATAIGLGVAIVALAFYNFLQVKIGNVGASWARSTERLVQALLYVESAAQPLRAEEVGRGHPLPA, encoded by the coding sequence ATGGAAGAGCAGGCCCAGACCCCTCCCGCCAACCCCGCGCAGCTCGATCCCGCGCAGGTCGTGGGCGACGCCAGCACGGCGGCGCCCGCCACGACGGCCACCACGCTCCAGCCGCACGAGCTCACGGTCGTGCAGATGATGCAGCAGGGCTGGTACGCGAGCGTGCCGCTGCTGCTCTGCTCGGTGCTGGTGCTCGCCGTCGCCGCGGAGCGCTTCCTCCGCTACCTCGGCCTCGAGAAGCGCTCGCGCGAGCTCACCCGCAACGTGGTGGAGGCGATCGCCAAGCGCGACCTCGCCACCGCCAACGCCCTGTGCACGACCGCCAAGACGCCGCTCGGACAGGTCTTCAAGGAAGGGCTGGCCTGGAAGAACATCGCGCTCGAGGATCTCGAGCGGATCCTCACGACCTCGCGCCAGGAGGCGATCAGCGACCTGCGCAAGGGCCTCTGGCTGCTCGGCACGATCGGCTCGCTGGCGCCCTTCGTCGGCCTGTTCGGCACCGTGGTCGGCATCATGAAGGCCTTCCGCCAGATCGCGATCGAAGGCTCGGGCGGCTTCGCGGTCGTGGCGGCCGGCATCTCCGAGGCGCTGATCGCGACCGCGATCGGCCTCGGCGTCGCGATCGTGGCGCTCGCCTTCTACAACTTCCTGCAGGTCAAGATCGGCAACGTGGGCGCCTCCTGGGCGCGCTCGACCGAGCGGCTCGTGCAGGCGCTGCTCTACGTCGAGTCCGCCGCGCAGCCGCTGCGTGCCGAGGAGGTGGGCCGTGGCCATCCACTCCCTGCCTAG